Genomic DNA from uncultured Erythrobacter sp.:
TCGATTTCGTCGTGGGAGCTGATGGAACGAAGGTCCTCAAGCCGGGTGAGGGAGTAGACGCATCGTATTTATACTACGGGCTGCGAAGCATCCCTATTGCGGAGAAGGGATACGCTCGACACTTTCGGTTCCTCAAGGAAGGCACATTGCCCGATTTGGAGGAAGATCAACAAAGAGAACTTGCCAATCATTTGCGAGATATAGAATCGCAAGCTCTTCAGCTGGCCGATCACTATGAAGCCAAGGTTCAAGACCTCGATGACCTCCGCCAATCCATACTGCAAAAGGCCTTTGCCGGGGAGCTGACCTGATCGATGAGCAGTCTTGACCACGAAACCGAAGCCGATACCCGCGCCAACCGCATCGATCCGGTGCCAGCATGAGCGTACCATTCCGTCATTCAGCAGCGTTCGGCAAGCGCATCGAATATTATGTAGTCGGCTTGATGCTGAAGGAAGGCCTCGACGTTTACATGCCGCTGGTGGACGACGATGCCATTGATGCGGTGGTAAAGCGGCCGGACGGAAGCTTTGTCGAAATCCAGATCAAGGCACGCTCGAAGGACGTCAAGTTCGGAAGCGCTGGGCTGTTTGCCGCCTTGACCCACGCGTATCGGCCCAATTACTGGTTCGTATTCTACTCAGAGCGGATGGACACGTTATGGATTATGTCATCGGCTGAATTTGTCCGTGAGGCTGCGCAGAACAAGTCAGGTAAAAATGAGGGCAAGCGTTCGATCTGGTTCAACGGGAAGAACACGAAGGCAAAGACCGAGCATACGAAGCCGCAATTCGAGAAATATGTCGTAAGCAGTTTCAGCCGCATCCTGAACGAAAGCCCCGATTAGATTTATCCCATGGCCAACCTCGACCACGAAACCGAAGCTGACACCCGCGCCAATCGTATCGATCCGGTGCTGCGCGAGGCGGGCTGGGGCGAGGTTGATGGCTCCCAGATCAATCGCGAGAAAATCGCGCCGGGGCGAATCCTTGCAGGCGGCGAGCGCGCCAATCCTATGTCCGCCGATTACGTGCTGTCCTACAAGGGCCGCAAGCTGGCGGTCATCGAGGCCAAGCGGGCTGGGCTGGGCCACACCGATGGCGTAGGGCAGGCCAAGGAATATTCGCGGAGGCTGGAAGCGCGCTTTGCCTACTCCACCAACGGGCTTGGCTGGTATGGCATAGATATGAATACGGGAAAGGAAGGCGATTTCGATCTGCCCTTTCCCGGTCCGCAAGATCTTTGGAATCGATGTTTTCCTGAGGGCAATGACTGGCGCGAACGCTTTGGCTCGGTGCCTTTCAGCACGGGCGGCGGCAAGTGGCAGCCGCGATACTACCAGCACAACGCCATTACAGCCGTTCTGGAGGCCATAGCGCAGGAAAAGCGGCGCATCCTGCTCACACTCGCCACAGGCACCGGAAAGACCTCTATCGCCTTCCAAATCGCTTGGAAGCTATTTCAGTCGAAGTGGAACCTCTCAGGCGAGCCGACACGCCGCCCACGCATCCTGTTTCTGGCGGACCGCAACATTCTCGCCGATCAGGCCTATAACAGCTTCAACGCCTTTCCAGCCGATGCCTTGATGCGGATTGATCCCGAAGAAGTTCGCAAACGCGGCGGGGTGCCGACGAACGCCAATATCTTCTTCACAATCTTCCAGACCTTTATGACAAGCGGGAAGGACGGGGAAACCGAGTTCACCTTTGAAGGCTATGCGCCCGATTTCTTCGATTTCATTGTGATCGATGAATGCCATCGTGGCGGCGCGCGGGATGAAAGCACGTGGCGTGAAATCCTGAATTACTTTGAGCCAGCCGTGCAGCTTGGCCTGACCGCTACGCCCAAGCGCGATGTTAATGCGGATACCTACGGCTATTTCGGAGAGCCGGTTTACACCTATGCACTGAAAGAAGGGATCGGCGATGGCTTCCTGACCCCGTTCAAGGTGCGCCAGATGGCGAGCACCTTGGACAGCTACACCTTCAGTGATGATGATGAGGTTCTGAGCGGGGAAATCGATCCTGATAAAGAATATAGGGAAGCGGATTTCAACACGCGGCTGGTGATCGACGAGCGCGAGAAAAGCCGTGTGCAGGAGTTCATGGATCAGATCGACCAGCGCCAGAAGACGCTCGTTTTCTGTGCGACACAGGATCACGCGGCCCGGGTGCGCAATTTCATCAATCAGCTGAAGGACAATCCCGATCCGCATTATTGCGAGCGGGTCACGGCGGATGATGGCAAGCTGGGCGAGCAACACCTTCGCGAGTTTCAGGATAACGAGAAGACGCTACCAACGATCCTGACGACCTCTCAGAAGCTCTCAACCGGGGTGGACGCACGCAACATCCGCAACATCGTGCTCTTGCGTCCGGTGAAGTCCATGATCGAGTTCAAGCAGATTATCGGGCGGGGAACCCGGACCTTCGACGGGAAGGACTTCTTCACCGTCTATGACTTCGTGAAGGCCTATGAGCACTTCAACGATCCGGAATGGGATGGCGAGCCGCTGCCGCCGGATGGACCGAGCGGACCGAAACCGCCAGTACCGCCAACGCCTGAGCCTCCGGATGATGCCGATGATCCAGCCGACCCGAAAGGGCCGACCGAAAAGATCGTCGTGAAACTGGCGGACGGGAAAGAGCGCAAGATCAGCTATGTCGGCAACACGCTCTACATGCTCAACGGCAGGCCGATCAGCGGTGCTGAGTTTATGGAGCACCTGTTCGGTGATCTGGCCGGTCTGGTTGCCGATGAGGACCAGTTACGGGCGATCTGGAGCGATCCTGAAAGCAGGAAAGGCTTCCTCCAGCGGCTTGATGAGATGGGCTACGATAGCGAGCGTATGGACGATATGTGCCGCCTGATCGATGCGCCGCGATCCGACATTTTTGACGTGCTGGCCTATATTCGCTTCACCTTAGCGCCTCTCGCCCGGTCAGAGAGGGTGGAGGCGGCTAAAACTGCTGGAATGGATGGCTATGAAGAGGAAATGCGCGAGTTCCTTAGCTACGTCCTCCAGTCTTATGAAATGCAGGGTATTCGCGAGTTGGACCCCGGCAAACTCGGTGACTTCCTCCGCATCCGATATGGCGGCATGAACGACGCGAAGCGCAAGCTCGGATCGGTCGAAGAGATACGCGGCGCGTTCTTCGATATTCAAAAGCACCTATTTCAACAGGACGCTTCACGGGGATAGCTCCGGTCGATTCACAAGCCTGTGTTGGAAGGCTATAGCACCGGTATGGGCGGATTTGGTTCAGGACGGCGCTTTGGCGATCCGGTCGCAGAGGAAGCGCTGCGCATCGATATCGCGTGGATGGTGCGGACAAAGCGTGCGGTACCTGGTTCGGAAGTTTGGGGCAGTCTTAGCTGGACGTGCGGCGGTGAGCCTTCCGGCAATATCAATTACACTTGCGACATGACCGATCTGGAGAATGCAATTCTGGAGCTGCGCTTCAAAGTGACCCGCCGTTCGACCGGGCAATCGACTGATCACGTTCAATGCATTCAACTGAGCTATACGGAGCCTAATTTCGGCGGAAAACGCTGGTGGATGCATTGCCCCAGAATGGGGGAGCGTGTCGGCAAGCTCTATTGCCCGGCTGGTGCTGAGTTGTTCGCCAGTCGCAAGGCCTACAGCATCGGATACCGCTCACAGCGCATCACTAGACGCGATGCGGTATTCGAGCGCCTGTTTCGTATCCAAAAGAAGCTAGGGTGTGAGGAGGGTTGGGGAAACTGGATCACCCGACCGAAGGGGATGCATCACCGGACCTTTGAGCGCTATCTTGATGAGTATGAGTATCTGGACGGGCTTTGTGCAGTTGAGATGATGCAGGTGATCGGTATCTTGCAAGCCATGGAGAAGCGGTGAGGCGACAGAAATCGTCAAAAATTTTTCGCGGCATTTGGCCCCATTTTTTATCTCAATTCATGGAGTTCTCGACCCCAACTCCACATCGTCGACCGTATGTAGCCTGTTGTAGCGCACTTCGCATGCCTCTGGCGCGTCTCACTCACTTGTAGACTAGTCCTATATGAACCTTGGTGAGACCAGAGCGAAAAGGGCATAGGACAACTACCCCTGCCTCTGGATGCGAATACGCGATCCGATAGCAAGGGCAGTCCGGCCACTTTGCGCTCTAATCGGAGAGGTATGAACCTCGGAGCCGACCGTCGCTTAAGGGCACTTCTGGTCGTTAGGTCGCCAGATGCTTGGCAGTTGCTTTCGGGGCTGTCCTAAACCCCGCCGGTCGCCCCTCTGCCTTTCGGACTGGGCTTCCCAATTTGACCGGACCCCTTCTGGTATTGGGATACTGCCTGGCCGCCAGAGTATTGAGCCAACTCAGCCAGACAGGAAACGGCTTAAGCGTTTGAGCAAAATGCCGCTTCGAGTTCGGAGCGCCGAAAATACATCGAGCGCCCTTTGCGGATGACAGGCAAGTGACCCTGCTCAACCAAGTGATAAACTTGGCGCTGCGTGATCATTCCACCCGTCTCTTGTTCGACGGCTTTTGCACCTTTGAGCAGGTCTTCAGCAAGCATCGTTCTTCCTTTGTGCACAGATAGATACAGGTATAACCAAAATGACCTTTACAGTTGCACTCTCTCCGCGCAAGAGGATAGGGCTACACCCGTATCCAAAGGTGGGGAAAACTGGGTGAAATTGAGTTATGGGCAACTGGAGGCGATATTGGCGGCCTATCTTGAGGTTCATCCCGATAAGCGTTCAACCTTCCGTTCGAGAATGAAGCAGCTTCAGAGGCTAGAATTTCCGAAGGGTGTGAATATCGGGCGAGGCGTCAGAATGACATATACAGCCGAACATCTTCTCCAGCTCGCCGTGGCATTCGAGATCATCGGGACGGGGCTGGCTGCGAAGGCTGCGACCGATCTTGTGGCGGAGTATTGGGAGCGATTCCAAGCAGCCTTTGGTCGGGCCTACTCTAGACTGGGCTACAACACAGACTTTGAGACTTTTGTCTGTGTCGCGGGGCAGCCGCCAGTGCCACCCCAAGCTCGGAGCGACTTTTTTGTTTCAGTGCACGACCTGACTTCGCTGACTGAGCAAGTTCTCTGCTTCCCTCGACCGGACGCGGTTTCGAGGGCCGGAATGCAGATAATTCGTGCAGACTACTTGCTGGAGCGGGTCAACCGGCTTGCTCGCGACGTTGGTCAGGTTGGTCGCCCCAAATGGGCTCCTGAGTATCGAACGTGGGCGAGGAAGCGCGACGAAGATCAAAAGCTATGGGACCACGCCGATGGTGGCCCGCCGATCCCGTTCTAGGAGACCCAAATGACAGCTATCCGTAAGCGTGAGTGGTTATCTCCCAAAGGCCAGAAGAAGACCGCTTGGTTGGTCGATTACAAAGACCAACACGGTAAGCGACGGGCGCGGCAATTCCCGACTAAGAAAGAGGCGGAAGCCTATTCTGATCGAGCGAGGGATGAGATCAGGCAGGGTAGGCATACCCATGATCGGGACAGCATCACGGTGGCTGTTGCCGCTGATCTGTGGATTGCGGCTAGTGACGCCGAGGGGC
This window encodes:
- the hsdR gene encoding EcoAI/FtnUII family type I restriction enzme subunit R; the encoded protein is MANLDHETEADTRANRIDPVLREAGWGEVDGSQINREKIAPGRILAGGERANPMSADYVLSYKGRKLAVIEAKRAGLGHTDGVGQAKEYSRRLEARFAYSTNGLGWYGIDMNTGKEGDFDLPFPGPQDLWNRCFPEGNDWRERFGSVPFSTGGGKWQPRYYQHNAITAVLEAIAQEKRRILLTLATGTGKTSIAFQIAWKLFQSKWNLSGEPTRRPRILFLADRNILADQAYNSFNAFPADALMRIDPEEVRKRGGVPTNANIFFTIFQTFMTSGKDGETEFTFEGYAPDFFDFIVIDECHRGGARDESTWREILNYFEPAVQLGLTATPKRDVNADTYGYFGEPVYTYALKEGIGDGFLTPFKVRQMASTLDSYTFSDDDEVLSGEIDPDKEYREADFNTRLVIDEREKSRVQEFMDQIDQRQKTLVFCATQDHAARVRNFINQLKDNPDPHYCERVTADDGKLGEQHLREFQDNEKTLPTILTTSQKLSTGVDARNIRNIVLLRPVKSMIEFKQIIGRGTRTFDGKDFFTVYDFVKAYEHFNDPEWDGEPLPPDGPSGPKPPVPPTPEPPDDADDPADPKGPTEKIVVKLADGKERKISYVGNTLYMLNGRPISGAEFMEHLFGDLAGLVADEDQLRAIWSDPESRKGFLQRLDEMGYDSERMDDMCRLIDAPRSDIFDVLAYIRFTLAPLARSERVEAAKTAGMDGYEEEMREFLSYVLQSYEMQGIRELDPGKLGDFLRIRYGGMNDAKRKLGSVEEIRGAFFDIQKHLFQQDASRG
- a CDS encoding helix-turn-helix domain-containing protein — encoded protein: MLAEDLLKGAKAVEQETGGMITQRQVYHLVEQGHLPVIRKGRSMYFRRSELEAAFCSNA